In Leifsonia sp. ZF2019, a genomic segment contains:
- the pheT gene encoding phenylalanine--tRNA ligase subunit beta, whose product MRVPLSWLGEYVDLEPGTTADEVHAALVAVGLEEEDVHTFEISGPVVVGEVLDFVEEPQSNGKTIRWCQVRVAPEGRSAADGGEDVRGIVCGASNFLRGDKVVVTLPGSVLPGPFPIAARKTYGHVSDGMIASTRELGLGDDHAGILRLVTLGLDPEVGTDAISLLGLDDTAVEVNVTPDRGYAFSIRGIAREYSHATGAAFRDPADAVAVAPAGAHAHGFSVAIDDRAPIRGRIGSSVFVTRVVRDVDGSRPTPPWMVSRLTLAGIRSISLIVDITNYVMLELGQPIHAYDLDRIAGGLVVRRAHPGETLVTLDEQARALHVEDLLITDDSGAIGLAGVMGGASTEIGEGTTNVLIEAANFDPVSIARTARRHKLPSEASKRFERGVDPRVAVAAAARVVQLLEQLAGGHADELGSLYDEAADAQAITLPDGYIASLIGVDFTDDEVRGALAEIGGSVSEGAGALLVVPPSWRPDLLDKSDLAEEVARIVGYDRIPSVLPVAPPGRGLSREQKLRRAVAQTLADNGSTEVLAFPFVSAAQNDLFGAPEAGGVRAVKLANALDATAPFLRTSLLPGLIDVAKRNIARGLVDLSVYEIGTVFLPGDAPLGSASLPVGAALPDEGTLAALNAGIPAQPRHLAGLVVGNRVEKQPGQDAVAAGLADALAMVRQAAVAAGVEVRVEQARHQALHPGRTARVVARAGDGTETAVGYAGELLPALSAELDLPRVVAVFELDLDALIAVAPADVVARVIAGFPAATQDLSLVVPAEVPAAEVLAAVQTGAGALLEDIRLVDDYRGAGLPEGAKSLTFALRFRAEDRTLTAAEASEAKLAGAALAAERFGATVRE is encoded by the coding sequence AGAGCAACGGCAAGACCATCCGCTGGTGCCAGGTGCGCGTCGCCCCCGAGGGGCGGAGCGCGGCCGACGGCGGCGAGGACGTGCGCGGCATCGTCTGCGGCGCGAGCAACTTCCTGCGCGGGGACAAGGTCGTGGTGACCCTTCCCGGCTCGGTGCTCCCCGGTCCGTTCCCCATCGCGGCGCGCAAGACCTACGGCCACGTGTCGGACGGCATGATCGCCTCCACGCGCGAGCTGGGCCTCGGCGACGACCATGCGGGCATCCTGCGCCTGGTCACCCTCGGGCTCGACCCCGAGGTCGGCACCGACGCGATCTCGCTGCTCGGGCTCGACGACACGGCGGTGGAGGTCAACGTCACCCCGGACCGCGGCTACGCGTTCTCGATCCGCGGCATCGCCCGCGAGTACTCGCATGCCACGGGCGCCGCCTTCCGCGACCCGGCCGACGCCGTCGCCGTCGCCCCGGCCGGTGCACACGCGCACGGGTTCTCCGTCGCGATCGACGACCGTGCCCCGATCCGCGGGCGCATCGGCTCCAGCGTCTTCGTCACGCGCGTCGTGCGCGACGTCGACGGCAGCCGCCCGACGCCGCCGTGGATGGTGTCGCGGCTCACGCTCGCCGGCATCCGCTCGATCTCGCTCATCGTCGACATCACGAACTACGTGATGCTGGAGCTCGGCCAGCCGATCCACGCCTACGACCTCGACAGGATCGCCGGCGGCCTCGTCGTGCGCCGCGCGCACCCGGGCGAGACCCTCGTCACGCTGGACGAGCAGGCGCGCGCACTGCACGTCGAAGACCTCCTCATCACAGACGACTCGGGGGCCATCGGCCTCGCGGGTGTGATGGGCGGCGCCTCCACCGAGATCGGCGAGGGAACGACCAACGTGCTCATCGAGGCCGCGAATTTCGACCCCGTGTCGATCGCCCGCACCGCGCGCCGGCACAAGCTGCCGAGCGAGGCGTCCAAGCGCTTCGAGCGCGGCGTCGACCCGCGCGTGGCCGTTGCCGCCGCGGCGCGCGTGGTGCAGCTGCTCGAGCAGCTCGCCGGCGGTCACGCGGACGAACTGGGCTCGCTCTACGACGAGGCCGCCGACGCCCAGGCGATCACCCTTCCCGATGGTTACATCGCCTCCCTCATCGGCGTCGACTTCACCGACGACGAGGTGCGCGGAGCGCTCGCCGAGATCGGCGGCTCCGTCTCCGAGGGCGCCGGTGCACTGCTCGTCGTGCCGCCGAGCTGGCGCCCCGACCTGCTCGACAAGTCGGACCTGGCGGAGGAGGTCGCACGCATCGTCGGCTACGACCGCATCCCGTCGGTGCTGCCGGTCGCCCCTCCCGGGCGCGGGCTCAGCCGCGAGCAGAAGCTCCGTCGGGCGGTCGCCCAGACCCTTGCCGACAACGGCTCGACCGAGGTCCTCGCCTTCCCGTTCGTGAGCGCGGCGCAGAACGACCTGTTCGGCGCCCCGGAGGCGGGCGGCGTGCGGGCGGTCAAGCTCGCGAACGCCCTCGATGCCACCGCGCCGTTCCTGCGCACGTCCCTGCTCCCCGGTCTGATCGATGTCGCCAAGCGCAACATCGCCCGCGGGCTCGTCGATCTCTCCGTCTACGAGATCGGGACGGTCTTCCTCCCGGGGGACGCGCCGCTCGGCAGTGCGTCCCTCCCCGTCGGCGCGGCCCTGCCCGACGAGGGGACGCTGGCCGCTCTGAACGCGGGCATCCCGGCCCAGCCGCGGCACCTCGCGGGGCTGGTCGTCGGCAACCGGGTCGAGAAGCAGCCGGGACAGGACGCCGTTGCGGCGGGCCTGGCGGATGCGCTGGCGATGGTGCGGCAGGCGGCGGTCGCGGCCGGGGTGGAGGTCCGCGTCGAGCAGGCCCGCCACCAGGCGCTCCACCCGGGACGGACGGCACGCGTGGTCGCACGGGCCGGCGACGGCACGGAGACGGCCGTCGGCTACGCGGGCGAGCTGCTCCCGGCCCTGTCGGCCGAGCTCGACCTGCCGCGCGTGGTCGCGGTCTTCGAGCTCGACCTCGACGCGCTGATCGCCGTCGCCCCGGCCGATGTCGTCGCGCGTGTGATCGCCGGCTTCCCCGCGGCGACGCAGGATCTGTCCCTCGTCGTCCCCGCCGAGGTCCCGGCCGCCGAGGTCCTCGCCGCCGTGCAGACCGGTGCCGGAGCCCTCCTCGAGGACATCCGTCTGGTCGACGACTACCGCGGAGCGGGGCTGCCGGAGGGGGCGAAGAGCCTCACCTTCGCTCTGCGCTTCCGCGCGGAGGACCGCACCCTCACCGCCGCCGAGGCCAGCGAGGCCAAGCTCGCGGGAGCGGCGCTGGCCGCCGAGCGGTTCGGCGCGACCGTCCGCGAATGA